The following DNA comes from Arcobacter cloacae.
GGTTTATTATGAATGATTCAGATATAAAGAAATTTAAAGAAGATATAGAAATAATTTTATTTCAAAAAAATAAGATTGATTTTATTAATAGACTAATCAACGATATAATTTATCAATGGAAACTCCCTTTATCTATTATCTCAACAGCTTCAACAGGAATAAAACTGAAAAAAGAACTAAACCTTTTAGATGATAAAGAATTAATTTCTTCAATGGAATTAATAAATAACTCTACACAAGAGTTATCTAATTCAATTGATGAATTTAAATATTTTATAAATAATACAAATAATACTAGCCAAAATTTTTCTATATCTGAACTCTTTGAACATATATTCAAACTCTTAAATATAGAGTTTTTTTCAAAAAACATTGAGATTAAAAAAAATATCCAAAATATTGAAATTTATTCTTTAAAAAACAAACTCTCTTTAGTTCTGATAAATATTTTAAATAACTCTATTGATTCAATTTTAAACCAAACCATATCAAATAAAAAAATTATTTTTATAAAAACTTACAAAAAAGATAATTTTTTAATTATTGAAATTAAAAACAGTATAAAAATACTAAATGATGAAAGTATACTAGCTTTATATGATTTCAACGTGACTTATGAAGAATTATTTAGAAAAGCTAAAATCGATTTATATCTAAGTATTAAAATTATTAAAAAATTCTTAAATGGTGATATTTTGATTTCAAATAAA
Coding sequences within:
- a CDS encoding HAMP domain-containing histidine kinase gives rise to the protein MNDSDIKKFKEDIEIILFQKNKIDFINRLINDIIYQWKLPLSIISTASTGIKLKKELNLLDDKELISSMELINNSTQELSNSIDEFKYFINNTNNTSQNFSISELFEHIFKLLNIEFFSKNIEIKKNIQNIEIYSLKNKLSLVLINILNNSIDSILNQTISNKKIIFIKTYKKDNFLIIEIKNSIKILNDESILALYDFNVTYEELFRKAKIDLYLSIKIIKKFLNGDILISNKNFIYNNKNYEGTSFLIKLKL